One Chitinispirillales bacterium genomic window carries:
- a CDS encoding carbohydrate kinase family protein, which produces MPQAQFVESALQKLANNNSSKNLIIGFDGFVDEITHVVEERQAIDKYTKVGTIGDFAKKIAAAAGLSANIEFFPIQTKLGGNGPILANALALQNYKISYIGALGDGAIDPVFTDFAKCCQKVITMASPGHADALEFDDGKIICGKTASLPAVNWEKLLTLVSENELEEMVKNSSLLGFTNWMELPNFNSLLLGFNNIISRTKNRPAVFIDLADPARRPVEEVKEVCRLIEKLQENADVIFGLNESESRQIAAVYGVNENDFTERASGIQNKSGLGAVVIHPLAGAAAATKDGSWWIDGPYTKKPKLTTGAGDNFNAGFCNGWLCGLTPQECLCSGVCTSGFYVRNRRSPKRNELVEFMGKWAKIGCGEI; this is translated from the coding sequence ATGCCTCAGGCGCAATTTGTCGAATCGGCTTTACAAAAACTTGCAAACAACAATTCAAGCAAAAATCTAATTATCGGATTCGACGGGTTTGTCGATGAAATTACTCACGTCGTCGAAGAGCGGCAGGCAATCGATAAATATACAAAAGTCGGAACTATCGGAGATTTCGCAAAAAAAATCGCGGCGGCGGCCGGGCTTTCGGCAAATATCGAATTTTTCCCGATACAAACTAAACTCGGCGGAAACGGACCTATCTTGGCTAATGCGCTTGCCTTGCAAAACTACAAAATTTCGTATATCGGGGCTCTCGGCGACGGCGCGATCGACCCGGTTTTTACCGATTTTGCAAAATGTTGTCAAAAGGTTATCACAATGGCGAGCCCTGGTCACGCAGACGCTTTGGAGTTTGACGACGGTAAAATAATTTGCGGAAAGACCGCATCGCTTCCCGCTGTAAACTGGGAAAAATTATTAACGCTCGTAAGCGAAAACGAATTAGAAGAAATGGTGAAAAATTCGTCGCTTCTGGGCTTTACCAATTGGATGGAACTTCCGAATTTCAATTCGCTTTTATTAGGATTTAATAACATTATATCTCGAACCAAAAACCGCCCCGCCGTGTTTATCGATCTTGCCGATCCGGCTCGTCGTCCTGTCGAGGAAGTTAAAGAAGTTTGCAGACTTATTGAGAAATTGCAGGAAAACGCGGACGTAATTTTTGGACTTAACGAAAGCGAATCACGACAAATCGCCGCGGTTTACGGCGTAAACGAAAACGATTTCACCGAACGCGCAAGCGGGATTCAAAACAAATCGGGGCTTGGCGCGGTCGTAATTCATCCGCTTGCCGGCGCGGCTGCCGCCACAAAAGACGGCTCATGGTGGATTGACGGACCATATACGAAAAAACCCAAACTCACGACAGGCGCGGGCGATAATTTTAACGCCGGATTTTGCAACGGATGGCTTTGCGGCTTAACGCCGCAGGAATGCCTTTGCAGCGGAGTTTGCACTTCCGGATTTTACGTGCGCAACCGCCGTTCTCCAAAACGAAACGAATTGGTGGAATTTATGGGAAAATGGGCGAAAATCGGCTGCGGAGAAATTTAA